In the genome of Acidimicrobiia bacterium, one region contains:
- a CDS encoding cyclic nucleotide-binding domain-containing protein, producing MSDTVDLEHRIALLRGVWLFSACDEGEIERIAAMAKPRAVEAGTEVAREGDPGLEFFVVVAGDAIATIDGDEVGRIVAGGFFGEMALLDGGERVATVTAASAMSLLVLGRHEFNEMLEIAMPSVAPKLLAVVGARMRTIERHAGVESTLGL from the coding sequence ATGAGCGACACGGTCGACCTCGAGCACCGGATCGCGCTGCTGCGGGGCGTGTGGCTGTTCTCGGCGTGCGACGAAGGCGAGATCGAGCGGATCGCGGCGATGGCCAAGCCGCGAGCCGTCGAGGCCGGCACCGAGGTGGCACGTGAGGGCGATCCGGGACTCGAGTTCTTCGTGGTGGTTGCCGGCGACGCGATCGCGACCATCGACGGTGATGAGGTCGGGCGGATTGTCGCCGGCGGATTCTTCGGGGAGATGGCGCTGCTCGACGGCGGAGAGCGCGTGGCCACTGTCACCGCGGCGAGCGCGATGAGCCTGCTGGTGCTCGGACGTCACGAGTTCAACGAGATGCTCGAGATCGCAATGCCGTCGGTCGCGCCGAAGCTGCTTGCGGTGGTGGGCGCTCGGATGCGCACGATCGAGCGTCACGCGGGCGTGGAGTCGACCCTCGGCCTGTAG